A genome region from Clostridium pasteurianum includes the following:
- a CDS encoding toxin-antitoxin system HicB family antitoxin, with the protein MENEIKLLKDDRINWLKAAIEEKIEIHEPLNEEDFSGKIKLRLPKSLHKYLIEKSKAEGISMNQYCVYALSKTLVNK; encoded by the coding sequence ATAGAAAATGAAATTAAACTTTTAAAAGATGATAGAATAAACTGGCTTAAAGCTGCTATTGAAGAAAAAATTGAAATTCATGAACCACTTAATGAAGAAGATTTTTCAGGAAAAATTAAATTAAGATTACCAAAATCTCTTCATAAGTACTTAATAGAAAAATCAAAAGCAGAGGGAATAAGTATGAACCAATATTGTGTTTATGCTTTAAGTAAAACTTTAGTGAATAAATAA
- a CDS encoding CHC2 zinc finger domain-containing protein: MWGKLREEKTASFNISLEKNLWYDFGISKGGSDIDLIMEIEHCDEKEAIKK, translated from the coding sequence TTGTGGGGAAAATTGAGAGAAGAAAAGACTGCTTCTTTCAACATAAGTTTAGAAAAAAATCTTTGGTACGACTTTGGAATATCAAAAGGTGGAAGCGACATAGATCTTATAATGGAAATAGAACATTGTGATGAAAAGGAAGCAATAAAAAAATAG
- a CDS encoding IS3 family transposase: MLKCEIYYGHHFTNNDDWAKTITDCIDYYNN, translated from the coding sequence ATATTAAAATGTGAAATATATTATGGTCATCACTTTACAAATAACGATGATTGGGCAAAAACAATAACCGATTGCATTGATTACTACAATAATTGA
- a CDS encoding aspartyl-phosphate phosphatase Spo0E family protein: MENRIEKLRQELYVLIKDNKLTDSSVIMKSQELQNEINNFMKEELEVKAS, encoded by the coding sequence ATGGAAAACAGAATTGAGAAACTAAGACAGGAACTTTATGTACTTATTAAAGATAATAAATTAACAGACAGTAGTGTGATAATGAAATCACAGGAACTCCAAAACGAGATAAACAATTTTATGAAAGAAGAATTAGAGGTGAAAGCTTCATGA
- the cbiM gene encoding cobalt transporter CbiM, translating into MHIPDNYLSPSTCAAFAVVMVPIWRRASVKVKNEMSKKKMPLLGVAAAFSFLVMMFNAPIPGGTTAHAIGGALIAILLGPYAAVLAITVALVIQAIFFGDGGILAIGVNCFNMAFVIPFVAFNLFNLFKKISNSKKGEYFGVFLSGYISINVAAFFAAIEFGIQPLLFKDALGRPLYSPYSLNVSIPAMLIPHLLVAGVIEGVIAVGVYSYVKKAAPDIIYKGKEIKNKFLYAILGILILAVPLGLLADGTAWGEWNLDDMKKLIGYVPKGMSKGFKFNSPFKDYSFGFLNQYFGYVLSALVGVVLILIIFKFVERINLRKNKKEIR; encoded by the coding sequence ATGCATATACCTGATAATTATTTAAGTCCTTCAACTTGCGCTGCTTTTGCAGTTGTAATGGTACCTATATGGAGAAGAGCAAGTGTAAAGGTAAAGAATGAAATGAGCAAGAAAAAAATGCCATTACTTGGAGTTGCAGCAGCTTTTTCATTTTTAGTTATGATGTTTAATGCGCCAATTCCAGGAGGAACTACTGCACATGCTATAGGAGGAGCACTTATAGCTATATTACTTGGACCGTATGCCGCGGTACTTGCGATTACAGTAGCGCTTGTGATACAGGCTATATTTTTTGGAGATGGTGGTATTCTGGCAATAGGAGTAAACTGCTTTAATATGGCGTTTGTAATTCCTTTTGTGGCGTTTAATTTATTTAATCTTTTTAAGAAGATTTCAAATAGCAAAAAAGGTGAATATTTTGGAGTGTTTTTATCAGGATATATTTCTATAAATGTAGCGGCCTTTTTTGCAGCAATTGAATTTGGAATTCAACCTTTACTATTTAAAGATGCTTTAGGACGACCATTATACAGCCCATATAGTTTGAATGTTTCTATTCCAGCTATGTTAATACCGCATTTGTTGGTTGCTGGAGTTATAGAAGGAGTAATAGCTGTGGGTGTATATAGCTATGTGAAGAAAGCAGCACCAGATATAATATACAAAGGTAAAGAAATAAAAAATAAGTTTTTATATGCTATATTGGGAATTCTTATTTTAGCTGTACCTTTAGGGCTTTTAGCAGATGGAACTGCATGGGGAGAATGGAATCTAGATGACATGAAGAAGCTTATAGGGTATGTTCCCAAGGGAATGAGTAAAGGCTTTAAATTTAATTCTCCATTTAAAGATTATAGCTTTGGATTTTTAAATCAGTATTTTGGGTATGTTTTATCAGCATTAGTTGGTGTAGTACTAATTTTGATTATCTTTAAATTTGTAGAAAGAATAAATTTAAGGAAAAATAAAAAGGAGATTAGATGA
- the csm3 gene encoding type III-A CRISPR-associated RAMP protein Csm3, producing the protein MEEYKLKLTNIITLTTTMRVLTGLRIGGSNEELNIGDIDNPILRDPLTKEPYIPGSSIKGSLRSILEIVRGVNDINNGVCNCGKCDICKLFGTAYNGRISSIKGTPARLIFRDAKLNNKSRVLLRKFNPSMVEIKKENTINRITGGAIPRTLDRIPAGTEFSIEMQLKIFEGDNKDKYIDYINSGFKLLEYNYIGGSGSRGYGKVKFDELKYDEDKCLDIIKRLNEIEEKSKEENSKNDL; encoded by the coding sequence ATGGAAGAGTATAAATTGAAACTAACTAATATTATTACTTTGACAACAACCATGAGAGTGCTTACAGGACTTAGAATAGGTGGCAGCAATGAAGAACTGAATATTGGAGATATAGATAATCCTATACTTAGAGATCCGTTAACTAAAGAACCATATATACCAGGTTCAAGTATTAAGGGATCATTAAGGAGCATTTTGGAGATTGTAAGAGGAGTAAATGATATAAATAATGGTGTTTGCAATTGTGGAAAATGTGATATTTGCAAACTTTTTGGAACTGCTTATAATGGTAGAATTAGTAGTATAAAGGGAACTCCAGCTAGACTCATATTTAGAGATGCTAAATTAAATAATAAAAGCAGAGTACTTCTAAGAAAATTTAATCCTTCAATGGTAGAGATAAAAAAAGAAAACACTATTAACAGAATAACAGGAGGGGCAATTCCAAGAACTCTTGATAGAATTCCAGCAGGTACAGAATTTTCAATAGAAATGCAGCTTAAAATTTTTGAAGGCGATAATAAAGATAAATACATAGATTATATAAATAGTGGATTTAAACTTCTTGAGTACAATTATATCGGAGGTTCTGGAAGTAGGGGATATGGTAAGGTTAAATTTGATGAGCTAAAATATGATGAAGATAAGTGCTTAGACATAATAAAAAGATTAAATGAGATAGAAGAAAAATCTAAAGAGGAAAACAGCAAAAATGATTTATAA
- the cas6 gene encoding CRISPR-associated endoribonuclease Cas6: protein MRIKVRMTVDKDIIFPIAYSHLIQKLIYNILEDNYSSRLHDGGYKYKNKKFKLFNYSKMMIENKTIEKGKIIIHKGRVELTISSIDEIFIMKIIDALLSIKRLEFNEGTFNIDSIYSKKQLNSGKIKVLTISPVVVTKPGNFEKTEFYTPDDREFIESLKNNIISKYNAFYKKAYSGRFNISISDRSKVRKKIDKYKNWIYEGYLSGFVIEGENDIVNLAYSTGLGSKNSQGFGCVELFRDVNNLRDYRRIY, encoded by the coding sequence ATGAGAATAAAAGTACGTATGACAGTGGATAAAGATATAATATTTCCGATAGCATATAGTCATCTTATACAAAAACTTATTTATAATATTTTAGAAGATAACTATTCATCAAGACTTCATGATGGTGGTTATAAATATAAAAATAAAAAATTTAAGCTATTTAATTATTCTAAAATGATGATAGAAAATAAAACCATTGAAAAGGGAAAAATAATAATACATAAGGGGAGAGTGGAACTTACAATTTCAAGTATAGATGAAATTTTTATTATGAAAATAATTGATGCACTTTTAAGTATAAAAAGACTTGAATTTAATGAGGGTACATTTAATATTGATTCTATATATTCAAAGAAGCAGCTTAATAGTGGTAAAATTAAAGTGCTTACAATATCTCCGGTAGTAGTTACTAAGCCTGGCAATTTTGAAAAGACTGAATTTTATACTCCTGATGATAGGGAATTTATTGAGAGTTTAAAGAATAATATTATTTCAAAATACAATGCCTTTTATAAAAAAGCCTATAGCGGTAGATTTAACATAAGTATATCTGATAGAAGTAAAGTAAGAAAGAAAATAGACAAGTATAAAAATTGGATATACGAAGGATATCTGAGCGGTTTTGTAATAGAGGGTGAAAATGATATAGTGAATTTAGCATACAGTACTGGTCTTGGAAGTAAAAATTCTCAAGGTTTTGGATGTGTAGAACTTTTCCGTGATGTAAATAATCTCAGGGACTATAGAAGAATATACTAA